One Leptospira meyeri genomic region harbors:
- a CDS encoding glycoside hydrolase family 2 protein — translation MKKISHTEYPRPQLERDSYINLNGEWDLTHVKSDRKSKIEYKINVPFSPESIASGIGNFILQPNEELVYKRNFEIPSDFVRDITLLHFGAVDYSCICFINGKEVGSHRGGFLPFQFDVTQWIQIGKNEIQLIVTDPTDTGHQARGKQKLKRGGIWYTPQSGIWQTVWLESVSKDYIKDIKITPNIDTKTVEINVTTDSTNTIIQIFDGNKIIGESSLKNANIEIPNMELWSPENPKLYEVLIKSSGDTVKSYFGMRKFSIGFDGKFKRLFLNNKPYFHNGLLDQGYWFEGLLTPPNDEEMIKEIKLMKDMGFNMLRKHIKIEPLRWYYHCDRLGILVWQDFVCGGGAYETWKVAYLPFIGWKTKDTKYKFLNRTDEAGRKEFISEIDKTVHLLKNTVSLSVWVLFNEGWGQFDSIQLTEKLKKLDDTRTIDSVSGWYDQGQESSDLKSLHLYYQKLKVPKNEKRVIVLSEFGGYSLKTEGHVFDENKLFGYKILPDKQSLEKEYKKLIESELIPLIDQGLSAAIYTQVSDVEEEINGIVTYDRKVIKFDIDFMKNLNAKLVYK, via the coding sequence ATGAAAAAAATTTCTCACACAGAATACCCTCGCCCACAACTAGAACGAGATAGTTATATTAACTTAAATGGTGAATGGGATCTAACACATGTTAAATCTGATCGGAAATCCAAAATCGAATACAAAATCAATGTCCCCTTTTCACCGGAGTCAATCGCAAGTGGCATCGGAAATTTTATTCTTCAGCCAAATGAAGAATTAGTTTATAAAAGAAATTTTGAAATTCCTTCTGATTTTGTAAGAGATATCACATTACTCCACTTTGGTGCTGTAGATTATTCCTGTATTTGTTTTATCAATGGAAAAGAAGTAGGATCGCATAGAGGCGGGTTTTTACCATTCCAATTTGATGTTACCCAATGGATTCAAATTGGAAAAAACGAAATCCAACTCATCGTAACAGATCCAACAGACACTGGACACCAAGCAAGAGGGAAACAAAAACTTAAACGTGGTGGGATCTGGTATACGCCTCAATCGGGGATTTGGCAAACCGTTTGGTTAGAAAGTGTATCGAAAGATTATATAAAAGACATTAAGATCACACCCAATATTGATACAAAAACTGTCGAAATCAATGTAACAACAGACAGCACCAACACAATCATTCAAATTTTTGACGGAAATAAAATCATAGGAGAATCGTCTCTAAAAAATGCCAATATAGAAATTCCCAATATGGAACTTTGGTCACCAGAGAATCCAAAACTTTACGAAGTTTTAATTAAGTCATCTGGTGATACAGTAAAATCATATTTTGGAATGAGAAAATTTTCAATCGGCTTTGATGGAAAGTTCAAAAGATTATTTTTAAACAATAAACCATATTTCCATAATGGACTTTTAGACCAAGGCTATTGGTTTGAAGGACTTTTAACACCACCTAACGATGAGGAAATGATAAAAGAAATAAAATTGATGAAAGATATGGGCTTTAATATGTTAAGAAAACATATTAAAATTGAGCCATTACGTTGGTATTATCATTGTGATCGATTGGGAATCCTCGTTTGGCAGGATTTTGTTTGTGGTGGAGGTGCTTATGAAACTTGGAAGGTCGCTTACCTACCATTTATTGGCTGGAAAACTAAAGATACAAAATATAAATTCTTAAATAGAACCGATGAAGCAGGAAGAAAAGAGTTTATATCCGAAATAGACAAAACTGTTCACTTATTAAAAAATACAGTGAGTTTATCTGTTTGGGTATTGTTCAATGAAGGTTGGGGACAATTCGATAGCATACAGCTCACTGAAAAATTAAAAAAACTAGATGATACAAGAACTATCGACAGTGTCAGCGGATGGTATGACCAGGGCCAAGAAAGCAGTGATCTAAAAAGTTTACATTTATATTACCAAAAGCTAAAAGTTCCAAAAAATGAAAAAAGAGTGATAGTTCTCAGTGAATTTGGTGGATACTCATTAAAAACAGAAGGCCATGTATTCGATGAAAATAAACTCTTTGGATACAAAATCCTACCTGATAAACAAAGTTTAGAAAAAGAATATAAAAAATTAATTGAATCCGAACTCATCCCTTTGATCGACCAAGGATTAAGTGCAGCAATTTATACTCAAGTGAGCGATGTCGAAGAAGAAATAAACGGCATTGTCACATACGATAGAAAAGTGATTAAGTTTGATATTGATTTTATGAAAAATTTAAATGCAAAACTGGTCTACAAATAG
- a CDS encoding DJ-1/PfpI family protein: MKLKSIPSTNHLVTLILILLTYLFFCLPFGMGPFHLFSQTPTKNNLEKFPVKKTHKKPVVAIIGENQYTELTDFLIPFGVLKRAEIAEVSLIAPNKGRMDMFPTLSIEITTSIADFDRLYPEGADIVIVPAIHNSNNKIIIHWIQNQNKLGATIVGICDGVWTLAHAGLLKDKHATGHWYSLPDLSKTFKDTIWTKNKRYLQDKDVITTAGVTASLPISLAIVESIAGFRKAKDIASELGVSNWDSSHNSDVFHFGWDEYSTAAKNLIFIWNYETIEIPIYQGIDEISVALVADAYSRTYKSKAMVVTSPNQSIVTKSGIRFVSDTNNEDQNQGQLSKKIANEIKPVDELKKTLSEIENRYGTKTLRFVTKQIEYPTL, encoded by the coding sequence ATGAAATTAAAAAGCATCCCTTCAACAAATCACCTCGTAACACTAATTTTAATTCTGTTAACCTACTTGTTTTTTTGTTTACCATTTGGAATGGGACCATTTCATCTATTTAGCCAAACGCCGACAAAGAATAACTTAGAAAAATTTCCGGTAAAAAAAACTCATAAAAAACCAGTCGTAGCGATCATTGGCGAAAACCAATATACAGAACTGACCGATTTTCTCATTCCATTCGGAGTATTAAAACGAGCAGAAATCGCGGAAGTATCACTCATTGCACCTAACAAAGGACGTATGGATATGTTCCCAACACTTTCAATAGAAATTACTACCTCAATTGCAGACTTTGATAGATTATATCCCGAGGGTGCGGATATAGTGATTGTTCCAGCCATTCACAATTCGAATAATAAAATAATAATCCATTGGATTCAAAACCAGAACAAACTAGGTGCAACGATCGTTGGGATTTGTGATGGGGTTTGGACATTGGCCCATGCTGGATTGCTAAAAGATAAACATGCGACAGGACATTGGTATTCCTTACCCGACTTATCAAAAACATTCAAAGATACGATATGGACAAAAAATAAAAGATATCTACAAGACAAGGATGTCATTACTACAGCAGGTGTCACAGCATCCCTTCCCATTTCGTTAGCGATTGTTGAATCAATCGCAGGTTTCAGAAAAGCCAAAGACATAGCGAGTGAATTAGGAGTTTCCAATTGGGACTCAAGCCACAACAGTGATGTTTTTCATTTTGGGTGGGATGAGTATTCAACTGCGGCTAAGAACTTAATATTCATTTGGAATTACGAAACGATAGAAATTCCTATCTACCAAGGGATAGATGAAATTTCGGTTGCTCTTGTGGCAGATGCTTATTCTCGCACATACAAGTCCAAGGCAATGGTTGTGACAAGTCCCAATCAATCGATCGTAACAAAATCAGGAATCAGGTTCGTTTCTGATACCAACAATGAAGACCAAAACCAAGGTCAACTGAGTAAAAAAATTGCTAATGAAATCAAACCGGTCGATGAGCTTAAAAAAACGTTGTCAGAGATTGAAAATAGATATGGAACGAAAACATTGCGGTTTGTCACAAAACAGATTGAGTATCCAACGTTATAG
- a CDS encoding AraC family transcriptional regulator, protein MNLIPFAGAVVSSLLAIAHWIKIKENRFLEDHQIVTSIPMENRFLYRYAPSFLFISLTILQFHIYLELTNQIYVLPFFYGIHIPCLLLIGPLSYIFFEDMSGGGFKKIRWYHFLPSLFGFIYLFVVWSKISSLPFLDSTDHHSISYDHFSVGIFLCLGVLSIFGYTLAILIRIYRWKSDFNKTIGSSFLPFLYFMGYSLLVVTLFVIAQLFFMQIFLVACAGLTFLLAYILLLKINHKELIPNFKKETRLARYQESRIKGVDITLVLQQLEELMSSEKLFLNEDLSLAVLSKRLGISSHQLSEILNSKLNCTFRNYVNGFRLQESARLLLEQPQMTILSVIYASGFNSKSSFHKLFQNRFGLSPQKYRSQSD, encoded by the coding sequence ATGAATCTGATTCCATTTGCAGGAGCCGTTGTCTCCTCTTTGCTTGCAATCGCACATTGGATTAAAATAAAAGAAAATCGGTTTTTAGAAGATCATCAAATAGTAACGTCAATTCCAATGGAAAACCGTTTTTTGTATCGGTATGCACCTTCGTTTCTTTTCATTTCGCTTACCATTTTACAATTTCATATTTATCTTGAATTAACAAATCAGATTTATGTATTACCGTTTTTTTATGGCATTCATATTCCTTGCCTCCTACTCATTGGACCTCTTAGTTATATTTTTTTTGAAGATATGAGTGGCGGTGGGTTTAAAAAAATCCGATGGTACCATTTTTTGCCTAGTTTATTTGGTTTTATTTATCTTTTTGTAGTTTGGTCAAAAATTTCCTCTCTGCCATTTCTGGATTCTACGGACCATCATTCTATTTCATATGATCATTTCTCCGTTGGAATCTTTTTGTGTTTGGGAGTTTTATCTATTTTTGGATACACACTTGCCATTTTGATTCGTATATATCGTTGGAAGTCTGATTTCAATAAAACAATAGGTTCTTCTTTTTTACCTTTTTTGTATTTTATGGGATATTCTTTGTTAGTTGTTACTTTATTTGTCATTGCACAACTTTTCTTTATGCAAATATTCCTTGTTGCATGTGCGGGGCTAACTTTTCTTTTGGCTTATATTTTATTGTTAAAAATTAACCATAAAGAACTCATTCCAAATTTTAAGAAAGAAACCCGATTGGCTCGTTATCAAGAAAGCCGAATCAAAGGAGTTGATATCACTCTAGTTCTGCAGCAACTAGAAGAACTCATGAGTTCGGAAAAGTTGTTTTTAAATGAAGACCTTAGTTTAGCAGTTTTGTCAAAACGGTTGGGTATTAGTAGTCACCAACTTTCCGAAATTTTAAACTCAAAACTTAATTGTACCTTTCGTAATTATGTCAATGGATTCCGTTTGCAGGAATCAGCAAGACTTCTATTAGAACAACCACAGATGACAATCTTAAGTGTGATCTATGCTTCTGGATTTAATTCAAAATCATCCTTTCATAAACTTTTTCAAAATCGATTTGGTCTTTCGCCACAAAAATACCGATCGCAATCCGACTAA
- a CDS encoding YheT family hydrolase, with the protein MSFLINHPLITFLFIGLIVFIIYYFWEVVETPVLRFSESDFLLRVIDQSPHLTNKYYPTFWCFNQHLMLFLLMFREYRTKKFDYDQLEQLKMKDGGITGLAWSGLTKNTKKDRTPIIVVFHTISGDEQDVKSTVKYLRERYNWIVVVCIRRGHGNLPLTTPKINTMGSTSDLKEQLSHIQKRFPDNPLFGVGISAGSGLLARYLGEAGAKSQFKAAVAVSPAYDIEKAFHRVHPVYSKIMGQRLINYFLKTHYESLSKLKGIEELLKIKTIGEFQDKLHAVSGFKNKEKYYYHSNPVLVAKNIKTPLLVLNSADDPICVNQNVLENLHWLETLPNTIHLHTKRGSHIAYFEGLKANSWSDIVIGEYFAAVLKADTMNQKPSKKKKRT; encoded by the coding sequence GTGAGTTTTCTGATAAACCATCCTCTTATAACTTTCCTCTTTATTGGTTTGATAGTTTTTATAATCTACTATTTTTGGGAAGTTGTAGAAACACCAGTTCTCAGATTTAGTGAATCAGATTTTTTACTACGTGTCATTGATCAATCGCCACACCTAACAAATAAATATTATCCGACTTTCTGGTGTTTTAACCAACACTTAATGTTATTTCTTTTAATGTTTCGCGAATATCGTACAAAAAAATTTGATTACGATCAATTGGAACAATTAAAAATGAAGGATGGAGGGATCACTGGTCTTGCTTGGTCAGGTTTAACGAAAAACACAAAAAAAGATAGGACTCCGATTATTGTGGTTTTCCATACGATTAGTGGGGATGAACAAGATGTTAAATCCACGGTTAAATACTTACGAGAACGATACAATTGGATTGTAGTGGTCTGCATTCGCAGAGGTCATGGGAACTTACCTCTCACAACACCTAAAATTAATACAATGGGTTCTACATCCGACCTAAAAGAACAATTATCTCATATCCAAAAAAGATTTCCTGACAACCCATTATTTGGTGTAGGTATTTCCGCTGGATCCGGGTTACTCGCTCGTTATTTAGGAGAAGCGGGTGCAAAAAGTCAATTTAAAGCTGCTGTTGCAGTCTCTCCGGCCTATGATATAGAAAAAGCATTTCATCGAGTTCATCCGGTTTATAGTAAAATAATGGGCCAAAGGTTAATTAACTATTTTTTAAAAACGCATTATGAAAGTTTATCAAAGCTAAAAGGAATTGAGGAATTATTAAAAATCAAAACTATTGGTGAGTTTCAAGATAAACTACATGCAGTTTCAGGGTTCAAAAATAAAGAAAAATACTATTACCATTCCAACCCTGTGTTAGTTGCAAAAAATATAAAAACTCCCTTGCTTGTCCTAAACTCGGCAGACGATCCTATTTGTGTGAATCAAAATGTCTTGGAAAATTTGCATTGGTTAGAAACTCTTCCAAATACTATCCACTTGCATACGAAACGCGGAAGTCATATTGCATATTTCGAAGGACTCAAAGCAAACTCTTGGTCAGATATTGTTATTGGTGAATATTTTGCAGCAGTTCTAAAAGCAGATACAATGAATCAAAAACCATCAAAAAAGAAGAAACGAACGTAA
- a CDS encoding MFS transporter — protein MNNHNLGGRLWSVLILFGLVGQIAWSVENMYFNLFIYNTIAKNTSSVTLMVQLSGIVATFTTLIAGILTDKAGNRKYFISFGYLLWGLLTLSFAFISKENTADWFHLSDTNQIISLTIAIVITLDCIMTAFGSTANDAAFNAYVTDNTENARSLAEGVLSAMPLLAMLIVAGGFGIIVNALGYPGLFVAVGTMMSVSGIIGIWLIKDNPNLKKQNTNFLSDLAYGFKLNVIKENQSLYLYFLAMGIYGIASQVYMPYLIIYMQEYLKFDAIQYSIVLAGVILGASIITVLLGKQFDGKNKNKLLIYFSIIYIFGMLSLYTMSKTIDLNLKTEVMWFTGLTSLILITGFVQVLALLGAQIRDYTPQENTGKLQGIRMIFFVLIPMYIGPMIGETINERTNLSYIDPVNGATAHVPAPEIFLVGAIFCLLIFIPLSLLFKGNHPK, from the coding sequence ATGAACAATCATAATTTAGGTGGACGACTCTGGTCCGTACTCATTTTATTTGGTCTCGTCGGACAGATCGCTTGGTCCGTTGAGAATATGTATTTTAATCTTTTTATTTATAATACCATCGCGAAGAACACTTCTTCCGTCACTCTGATGGTTCAACTGAGTGGAATTGTTGCTACCTTCACAACCTTAATTGCAGGAATTTTAACTGATAAAGCAGGAAATCGAAAGTATTTTATCTCCTTTGGTTATCTTCTTTGGGGTCTACTCACACTATCTTTTGCATTCATCTCAAAAGAAAATACTGCCGACTGGTTTCATTTATCAGACACAAACCAAATAATAAGCCTTACCATCGCCATTGTGATTACTTTAGATTGTATAATGACAGCCTTTGGTTCCACTGCCAACGACGCTGCCTTTAATGCCTACGTTACCGATAACACGGAAAATGCAAGAAGTCTTGCAGAAGGGGTTCTATCAGCAATGCCATTGCTTGCAATGTTGATTGTTGCCGGTGGTTTTGGAATCATAGTAAATGCACTTGGTTATCCTGGACTCTTTGTTGCAGTAGGAACCATGATGTCGGTTTCCGGAATCATTGGAATTTGGTTAATCAAGGACAATCCTAATCTTAAAAAACAAAACACCAATTTTTTGTCTGACCTTGCGTACGGATTTAAACTGAATGTAATCAAAGAAAATCAAAGTTTATATTTATATTTTTTAGCCATGGGAATCTACGGAATTGCAAGCCAAGTGTACATGCCCTATCTTATCATTTATATGCAAGAGTATTTAAAATTTGATGCCATTCAATATTCTATTGTTCTTGCTGGAGTGATTCTTGGAGCAAGTATCATCACAGTTTTACTAGGAAAACAATTTGATGGAAAAAATAAAAACAAATTACTAATATACTTTTCGATAATTTATATTTTTGGGATGCTTTCTTTATATACAATGTCAAAAACCATTGATCTAAACTTAAAAACAGAAGTTATGTGGTTTACTGGACTAACAAGTCTTATTTTGATCACAGGATTTGTTCAGGTTTTGGCTCTTTTGGGAGCGCAGATTCGCGATTACACACCTCAAGAAAATACCGGAAAATTGCAAGGGATTAGGATGATCTTCTTTGTCCTAATTCCAATGTACATAGGTCCAATGATTGGCGAAACAATCAATGAAAGAACGAATCTTAGCTACATTGATCCAGTCAATGGTGCCACAGCGCATGTACCTGCTCCTGAAATCTTTTTAGTTGGCGCTATTTTCTGTTTATTAATATTCATTCCACTTTCTTTACTTTTCAAAGGTAACCATCCAAAATGA